One Paucidesulfovibrio longus DSM 6739 genomic window carries:
- a CDS encoding 3-deoxy-D-manno-octulosonic acid transferase, whose protein sequence is MALTRTTLFRLYDLVWGPALFFLRRNQRLRHGWGQRVQREPYPGPCDLWIQAASVGEAFLAGEILRRLHLPSDQPEGEPLSVLLTTNTAEGMERLDALMAELRPLRPELNLRAAYFPLDRPRLMRKALMRVQPRAAVLLESEMWPGFMASCRDQNVRLLLVNGRMSERSLRGYLKFPSFFRRIAPDKILAMSEADGARFSTLYGHGRVELMQNIKFDRIPKAGDPAAKSAALDGLLPGDATPFVVLASVREQEEAEALKLLRGLLAARPDCLPGLFPRHLQRVDAWSELLSGAGIPHVLRSRAQEPVRPGTVLLWDRIGELEGAFAEASAAFVGGSLAPLGGQNFLEPLTHGLIPVIGPHWKNFAWVGEDILQAGLVRKTPDTAAALAELLSLLDAPPDRDAVRARFQAYVSERRGGTATACLHIAHSLKRR, encoded by the coding sequence ATGGCACTGACCCGCACCACCCTCTTTCGTCTCTATGACCTCGTCTGGGGTCCGGCGCTCTTTTTTCTGCGCCGCAATCAGCGCCTGCGCCACGGCTGGGGCCAGCGCGTCCAGCGAGAGCCCTACCCCGGCCCCTGCGACCTCTGGATCCAGGCCGCCAGCGTGGGCGAGGCCTTTCTCGCGGGCGAGATCCTGCGGCGGCTGCACCTGCCCTCGGACCAGCCCGAAGGGGAGCCGCTGTCCGTGCTGCTGACCACCAATACGGCCGAGGGCATGGAACGCCTGGACGCCCTCATGGCCGAGCTGCGCCCCCTGCGCCCGGAATTGAACCTGCGCGCCGCCTATTTCCCCCTGGACCGCCCCCGGCTGATGCGCAAGGCCCTGATGCGGGTCCAGCCCCGCGCGGCGGTCTTGCTGGAGTCCGAAATGTGGCCGGGGTTCATGGCCTCCTGCCGCGACCAGAACGTCCGCCTTCTGCTGGTCAACGGCCGCATGAGCGAACGCAGCCTGCGGGGCTACCTCAAGTTTCCCTCCTTTTTCCGGCGCATCGCCCCGGACAAGATCCTGGCCATGTCCGAAGCGGACGGCGCGCGCTTTTCCACGCTCTACGGGCACGGCCGCGTGGAGCTGATGCAGAACATCAAGTTCGACCGCATTCCCAAGGCCGGCGATCCTGCGGCCAAATCCGCCGCCCTGGACGGACTCCTGCCGGGGGACGCGACGCCCTTCGTCGTGCTGGCCTCCGTGCGCGAGCAGGAGGAAGCCGAGGCGCTCAAGCTGCTGCGCGGCCTGCTCGCGGCCCGGCCAGACTGCCTGCCCGGACTTTTTCCCCGCCACCTGCAACGCGTCGACGCCTGGAGCGAACTGCTTTCCGGCGCGGGAATCCCCCATGTGCTGCGTTCGCGGGCGCAAGAGCCGGTCCGCCCCGGCACCGTGCTGCTCTGGGACCGCATCGGCGAACTGGAAGGCGCCTTTGCCGAGGCCTCGGCCGCGTTCGTCGGCGGCAGCCTGGCTCCCCTCGGCGGACAGAATTTCCTGGAGCCGCTGACGCACGGCCTGATTCCGGTCATCGGCCCGCACTGGAAGAATTTCGCCTGGGTGGGCGAAGATATTCTCCAGGCGGGTCTGGTGCGCAAAACGCCCGACACCGCGGCCGCTTTGGCCGAGCTTCTGAGCCTTCTGGACGCCCCGCCGGACCGCGATGCGGTGCGGGCGCGCTTTCAGGCCTATGTTTCCGAGCGACGGGGCGGCACGGCGACCGCCTGTCTCCATATTGCCCATTCCCTCAAAAGAAGATAG
- a CDS encoding D-alanine--D-alanine ligase family protein, whose product MKILLIAGGWSTERDVSLSSARNIRRALEHLGHEVTFLDLLDGYAALIQLAKECDFAFIGLHGSPGEDGLVQAALDRVGCPYQGSGPAASFLALNKAASKAIFQDAGIRTPRWELWPLPPRNAKIGLRYPVFVKPNMGGSSLGMSLVEREVDLLQALEKVGALGEEALVEASIPGVEVTCGILGESPLPLIMIRPKHGAAYFDFQNKYDEDGAEEICPAPVDDALAEEVQAMTLAAHRALGCRGYSRGDFMVSADGKPYLLEMNTLPGMTATSLLPRSARTAGLEFDQLIAELIRLGLER is encoded by the coding sequence GTGAAGATACTTTTGATCGCGGGCGGATGGTCGACTGAGCGCGACGTATCCCTTTCCAGCGCCCGCAACATCCGTCGCGCCCTGGAGCATCTCGGCCACGAAGTGACCTTCCTGGATCTGCTCGACGGCTATGCCGCCCTGATCCAGCTGGCCAAGGAATGCGACTTCGCCTTCATCGGCCTGCACGGCTCGCCCGGAGAGGACGGACTGGTCCAGGCCGCGCTCGACCGCGTGGGCTGCCCCTACCAGGGTTCCGGTCCGGCGGCCTCGTTTCTGGCCCTGAACAAGGCCGCGTCCAAGGCGATCTTCCAGGACGCGGGCATCCGCACCCCTCGCTGGGAGCTTTGGCCCCTGCCGCCCCGCAACGCCAAGATCGGCCTGCGCTACCCCGTCTTCGTCAAGCCGAACATGGGCGGCTCCAGCCTGGGCATGAGCCTCGTGGAGCGCGAGGTGGATCTTCTCCAGGCGCTGGAAAAGGTCGGCGCGCTGGGCGAGGAGGCCCTGGTGGAAGCCTCCATTCCGGGAGTGGAGGTCACCTGCGGCATTCTCGGCGAGTCCCCCCTGCCCCTGATCATGATCCGGCCCAAGCACGGAGCGGCCTACTTCGATTTCCAGAACAAATATGACGAAGACGGCGCCGAGGAGATCTGCCCGGCCCCCGTGGACGACGCCCTGGCCGAGGAAGTCCAGGCCATGACCCTGGCCGCGCACCGCGCCCTCGGCTGCCGGGGCTACTCGCGCGGCGACTTCATGGTCTCCGCGGACGGCAAGCCCTACCTGCTGGAGATGAACACGCTCCCCGGCATGACCGCCACCAGCCTGCTGCCGCGCTCCGCGCGCACCGCGGGTCTGGAGTTCGACCAGCTCATCGCCGAGCTGATCCGCCTGGGCCTGGAGCGGTAG
- a CDS encoding HD domain-containing protein gives MKNPLQPFLPPLDTPPPPPESRRARVPDHAECVRLWDRYEMPDHIRAHSGMVARVATHLAVLAKEAGLDVDVAEVRASALLHDIAKAYTIHHGGNHSQLGASWVMAVTGNPALAHGVMHHVYWPFDLELPGHVLPLAVIYGDKRVAHDRIVSLEDRFQDLLERYGKTQLIRERIAVTHEQAMEVERLFSKTCKVDLSEDTFDRGRMVD, from the coding sequence ATGAAGAACCCGCTGCAACCATTCCTGCCGCCACTGGACACTCCGCCGCCCCCGCCGGAAAGCCGCCGCGCGAGGGTTCCGGACCATGCGGAATGCGTCCGGCTCTGGGACCGTTACGAAATGCCCGACCACATCCGCGCACACAGCGGCATGGTGGCCCGCGTCGCCACCCATCTCGCAGTGCTGGCCAAGGAGGCCGGGCTGGACGTGGACGTGGCCGAGGTGCGCGCCTCCGCCCTGCTGCACGACATCGCCAAGGCATACACGATCCACCACGGCGGCAATCACAGCCAGCTCGGCGCCTCCTGGGTCATGGCGGTGACCGGCAACCCGGCCCTGGCCCACGGCGTGATGCACCACGTCTATTGGCCCTTCGACCTGGAGCTGCCCGGCCACGTTCTGCCTCTGGCCGTCATCTACGGCGACAAGCGCGTCGCCCACGACCGCATCGTCTCCCTGGAAGACCGCTTCCAGGATCTGCTCGAGCGCTACGGCAAGACGCAGCTGATCAGGGAACGCATCGCGGTCACGCACGAGCAGGCCATGGAAGTGGAACGGCTCTTCAGCAAAACATGCAAGGTGGACCTGAGTGAAGATACTTTTGATCGCGGGCGGATGGTCGACTGA